A stretch of the Rhodothermales bacterium genome encodes the following:
- a CDS encoding DUF6503 family protein has product MPRRSLPGLLAAGLLFASCASAPETAQDVVDRAILAHGGDIIDASRITFEFRGDRFVLDRHDGLFSYERHRTDTTGTAIREVINNDGTFLYHDDRSMPVDSLTNRRIGNNVNTVAYFTLLPIPLNDPAVIKEDLGRVEIKGEPYRKIGVTFTPDGGGRDYQDRFLFWIHADRYTMDYFAYWYFTDDTGSRFRSVDGVHEVAGVRLQDYLNLAYDGLDFDSINRYDALYNADSLRLVSEVRISNVQVEPY; this is encoded by the coding sequence ATGCCCAGACGCTCTCTTCCCGGTCTCCTCGCGGCCGGTCTGTTGTTCGCATCGTGTGCCTCTGCGCCCGAAACGGCCCAGGATGTCGTGGATCGTGCCATCCTGGCGCACGGCGGGGATATCATCGACGCATCCCGCATCACCTTTGAATTCCGCGGCGACCGGTTCGTCCTGGATCGCCATGACGGCCTTTTTTCCTACGAGCGACACCGAACAGACACAACGGGCACAGCCATCCGCGAAGTCATCAACAACGACGGGACCTTCCTGTACCACGATGACCGTTCCATGCCGGTGGATTCCCTCACGAACCGACGGATTGGCAACAACGTCAATACCGTGGCCTATTTCACGTTGCTGCCCATCCCCTTGAATGATCCTGCGGTCATCAAGGAGGACCTTGGTCGCGTTGAAATCAAGGGAGAACCGTACCGCAAGATCGGAGTCACCTTCACGCCCGATGGCGGCGGTCGCGATTACCAGGACCGGTTCCTGTTCTGGATCCACGCGGACCGCTACACCATGGACTACTTCGCCTACTGGTATTTCACGGACGACACCGGGTCGCGCTTCCGCTCGGTGGATGGCGTGCACGAAGTTGCCGGAGTCCGCCTGCAGGATTACCTGAACCTTGCCTACGATGGTCTCGATTTTGATTCCATCAACCGGTACGATGCGTTGTACAACGCCGACAGCCTCCGGCTCGTATCGGAGGTCCGGATCTCAAATGTCCAGGTCGAACCCTATTGA
- a CDS encoding DUF2911 domain-containing protein: MKRLFLSCSSLLLLTLLLGTPGTVHAQVEVVPAPDARPSPIQMAATSLGDTFIKVVYGSPRKRDREIFGGLVPFGEVWRTGANEATEILLTGPVMFGSAHVQPGIYSVFTIPTEDSWTVILNSVVGQWGAFSHDTEADVHRIEVPATTVNQMHEAFTIGFAEGTDSRTEMILNWDRTEVRIPIMAH; encoded by the coding sequence ATGAAACGCCTATTCCTTTCCTGTTCTTCGCTCCTGTTGCTGACCCTGCTCCTGGGGACGCCCGGTACGGTCCATGCCCAGGTGGAAGTTGTACCTGCTCCAGACGCCCGGCCCAGCCCCATCCAGATGGCGGCCACCTCGCTGGGTGACACGTTCATCAAGGTGGTCTATGGATCGCCACGAAAGCGCGATCGCGAAATCTTCGGGGGCCTGGTTCCATTCGGGGAAGTATGGCGCACCGGGGCCAATGAGGCAACCGAAATCCTGCTGACCGGCCCTGTTATGTTCGGGAGCGCCCATGTTCAGCCGGGGATCTACAGCGTGTTCACCATCCCGACCGAAGACTCCTGGACCGTTATCCTGAACAGCGTGGTCGGACAGTGGGGCGCCTTCTCACACGACACGGAAGCCGATGTACACCGGATTGAAGTACCGGCCACGACGGTGAACCAGATGCATGAGGCCTTTACCATCGGGTTCGCAGAAGGCACGGACAGCCGTACGGAAATGATCCTGAATTGGGACCGGACGGAAGTCAGGATTCCGATCATGGCCCACTGA
- a CDS encoding GspE/PulE family protein codes for MSHTAIQTPLEPELQNVADRDRVVVRLRRKGVLDDATLRAAWGEWQATRNKGIRVPLWRMLALSNDLDSNEVFAEAARVYAFTFAKIDEERAIAFVNAQRESFSDDAWDDMVEHYVMPVGKDRDPATGEPRWLFATHDPTRPEVHQLVQGMRLRRFEVQYAPEDVVGRLVSQTFLQRNLFLDRLEDEPATFDMGSSFESEAGLVDEDALEAEMSRSRLINLFEAALIEAVKRGASDIHIYPNQDGFIEIHMRIDGELQSWHMEESVRPESFLAVVKDNATNVDRFDRDTAQDGYIQRWVDDTMIRFRVSVLPIASRQQGLHAESVVIRVLDDRKVLTDLRKIGLAEDAYSRFQDAIRQPHGMVILTGPTGSGKSTTLVAALHQVITPKVNVLTVEDPVEYLMRGVRQIKLGPRLDLEGALRAILRHDPDVVMVGEMRDRPTAELAIKLANTGHLTFSTLHTNDAPSAVSRLFKMGVEPFLIAYAINIVVAQRLVRNLCPTCRIPDPNPDFVFLEHVGFKPDDIYGATFYQAGGHANCKTCKGAGYKGRRAIAETMLFNQKIRSIIMASEDIVDEDGLRDAAVADGMVTLEQAARQLVITGETSVAEAIRVTGT; via the coding sequence ATGAGCCATACGGCCATCCAGACCCCACTTGAGCCCGAGCTGCAGAACGTTGCGGACCGGGATCGCGTAGTCGTTCGCCTGCGACGCAAGGGCGTCCTGGACGATGCCACGCTGCGTGCCGCCTGGGGAGAATGGCAGGCCACCCGGAACAAAGGCATCCGTGTACCCCTGTGGCGCATGCTCGCGCTGTCAAACGATCTCGACTCGAATGAGGTTTTTGCGGAGGCGGCCAGGGTCTATGCGTTCACCTTTGCCAAGATAGACGAGGAGCGGGCCATCGCGTTCGTGAACGCCCAGCGGGAATCGTTCAGCGATGACGCTTGGGATGATATGGTCGAACACTATGTCATGCCTGTCGGAAAGGATCGTGATCCCGCGACCGGGGAGCCCCGTTGGCTCTTTGCGACCCACGATCCGACGCGTCCAGAGGTCCATCAACTGGTCCAAGGCATGCGCCTGAGACGATTCGAGGTGCAATACGCACCCGAGGACGTCGTAGGGCGGTTGGTCAGCCAGACCTTCCTGCAGCGCAACCTCTTCCTGGATCGGTTGGAGGACGAGCCGGCGACGTTCGACATGGGGTCCTCGTTCGAATCCGAGGCTGGTCTGGTCGACGAGGATGCCCTGGAAGCTGAAATGAGCCGTTCGCGGCTCATCAATTTGTTTGAAGCCGCTCTCATTGAGGCCGTCAAGCGCGGAGCGAGTGACATCCATATCTACCCGAACCAGGACGGATTCATTGAAATCCACATGCGCATTGACGGCGAATTGCAATCCTGGCACATGGAGGAATCGGTCCGCCCGGAATCATTCCTGGCTGTGGTCAAGGACAATGCGACCAATGTGGACCGATTCGACCGGGACACGGCACAGGATGGATACATCCAGCGCTGGGTGGACGATACCATGATCCGGTTCCGTGTCTCTGTCCTGCCGATTGCCAGTCGGCAACAGGGGCTGCATGCGGAAAGTGTGGTTATCCGGGTGCTGGATGACCGGAAGGTACTCACGGACCTGCGCAAGATCGGACTGGCCGAGGACGCTTACAGTCGCTTCCAGGACGCTATCCGTCAACCGCATGGAATGGTCATCCTGACCGGGCCGACCGGCTCGGGAAAAAGCACGACGCTTGTTGCAGCGTTGCATCAGGTCATCACGCCCAAGGTCAACGTGCTCACGGTGGAAGACCCTGTCGAGTACCTCATGCGGGGCGTCCGCCAGATCAAACTCGGACCGCGGCTTGACCTGGAAGGCGCCCTGCGCGCCATCCTGCGTCACGACCCGGACGTGGTCATGGTCGGGGAGATGCGCGACCGCCCGACCGCTGAGTTGGCCATCAAGCTGGCCAACACGGGTCACCTCACGTTCTCGACCCTGCATACGAACGATGCGCCGAGCGCCGTCTCCCGTCTGTTCAAGATGGGGGTCGAGCCGTTCCTGATTGCCTATGCCATCAACATCGTGGTCGCGCAGCGACTGGTTCGCAACCTGTGCCCGACGTGCAGGATACCGGATCCCAATCCGGATTTCGTCTTCCTCGAGCACGTCGGATTCAAACCCGACGACATCTACGGAGCGACGTTCTACCAGGCCGGCGGTCACGCGAACTGCAAGACCTGCAAGGGAGCCGGTTACAAGGGCCGGCGCGCCATCGCTGAGACCATGTTGTTCAACCAGAAAATCCGCTCGATTATCATGGCCTCGGAAGACATCGTCGACGAGGACGGTTTGCGCGACGCGGCTGTGGCCGACGGTATGGTCACTCTGGAACAGGCGGCCCGGCAGCTGGTCATCACCGGGGAGACCAGCGTTGCCGAAGCCATCCGCGTAACGGGTACCTGA
- the hppD gene encoding 4-hydroxyphenylpyruvate dioxygenase → MSTEPTLTTSAPSSSLLVADDFLPINGTDYVEFFVGNAKQAAYFYMAAFGFQALAYAGLETGLRDRTSFVVRQGKVTFVFTSSMQPDTAVSRHVNLHGDGVRDIAMWVDDARKAFKETMSRGATAVREPEVLKDQYGEVVVAAIETYGDTIHTFVERRAYDGVFLPGFVAWSNPHFAPAPVGLKYVDHCVGNVHLGDMNRFVDFYSDVLGFRNLLSFDDKDISTDYTALMSKVMANGNDRIKFPINEPAAGKKKSQIEEYLDFYHGAGVQHVAMATDDIIRTVRDLRSRGVEFLQVPESYYDILPDRVGTIDEELAPLKELGILVDRDDEGYLLQIFTRPVQDRPTVFYEIIQRKGARSFGKGNFKALFEAIEREQERRGNL, encoded by the coding sequence ATGTCGACCGAACCGACCCTGACCACCTCCGCTCCGTCATCCTCGCTTCTCGTCGCGGATGATTTCCTTCCCATCAATGGAACTGATTACGTCGAGTTCTTTGTCGGAAACGCGAAACAGGCCGCCTACTTCTACATGGCTGCGTTCGGTTTCCAGGCGCTCGCCTATGCCGGCCTCGAAACCGGTCTCAGGGATCGTACGAGTTTCGTCGTGCGCCAGGGCAAGGTCACGTTTGTGTTCACGTCATCCATGCAGCCGGACACCGCTGTCTCACGACATGTCAACCTGCACGGAGACGGTGTCCGGGACATTGCCATGTGGGTCGATGATGCACGGAAAGCCTTCAAGGAGACCATGTCCCGTGGGGCCACGGCCGTGCGGGAGCCTGAAGTGCTCAAGGATCAATACGGAGAAGTCGTCGTGGCGGCCATCGAGACGTACGGTGACACCATCCACACGTTTGTGGAGCGCCGGGCCTACGACGGCGTATTCCTGCCCGGCTTCGTGGCGTGGTCCAATCCCCACTTTGCACCGGCTCCGGTCGGCCTCAAGTATGTGGACCATTGCGTAGGAAACGTCCACCTGGGTGACATGAATCGCTTCGTGGACTTCTATTCGGACGTACTCGGATTCAGGAACCTGCTATCCTTCGATGACAAGGATATTTCAACGGATTACACGGCGCTCATGTCGAAGGTGATGGCCAACGGCAATGACCGGATCAAATTTCCCATCAACGAACCGGCTGCCGGCAAGAAGAAAAGCCAGATCGAGGAATACCTGGACTTCTACCACGGCGCCGGTGTCCAGCACGTGGCCATGGCCACCGATGACATCATCCGGACGGTACGTGACCTCCGGTCACGCGGTGTGGAATTCCTGCAGGTACCGGAATCCTATTATGACATCCTGCCGGACCGGGTCGGCACCATAGACGAAGAACTCGCTCCTCTCAAGGAACTGGGCATCCTGGTGGACCGCGACGACGAAGGCTACCTGCTGCAGATCTTTACTCGACCGGTTCAGGACCGTCCAACGGTGTTCTATGAGATCATCCAGCGGAAGGGTGCCCGTTCATTCGGAAAAGGCAATTTCAAGGCACTGTTCGAAGCCATCGAACGGGAGCAGGAACGCCGCGGAAACCTCTGA
- a CDS encoding YraN family protein codes for MPSRNQQTGARGEDLAATFLEEKGYIILDRNYRFLRAEVDLVAFLPTRDYERGGDLVFVEVKWRRTGTYGSPEAAVGAAKQRNLMSVAEAWLHERKMEGTPCRFDVISIRGDASAPRIEHFEHAFVG; via the coding sequence ATGCCATCAAGGAATCAGCAAACCGGAGCCCGTGGCGAGGATTTGGCCGCGACGTTCCTTGAAGAGAAAGGGTACATCATCCTGGACCGGAACTATCGATTCCTGCGTGCCGAGGTCGATTTGGTGGCCTTCCTGCCCACACGTGACTACGAGAGGGGCGGTGACTTGGTCTTCGTGGAGGTGAAATGGCGACGGACCGGTACGTACGGATCGCCGGAAGCCGCCGTCGGTGCCGCGAAGCAGCGTAACCTGATGTCCGTGGCCGAGGCCTGGCTCCATGAACGGAAAATGGAGGGTACACCGTGCCGGTTCGACGTGATATCCATCCGCGGGGACGCGTCAGCTCCCAGGATTGAGCATTTCGAACACGCATTCGTGGGATAG
- a CDS encoding NUDIX hydrolase encodes MSDRPAPWTVLSRSYLLERWWMKLRVDEVRLPDGQVLPEYHVLEYPDWTLSMCQDVTGKLILVEQYRHGTGKLSLEFASGMLDEDELPLEGACRELLEETGHVSESWIRLGRWAPDPSRHDNVGHVFLARHARSVAPPSPDSTEDLRVISLSVREVDAAIRDGRITHGLHVAAFYRAATDGLLEG; translated from the coding sequence ATGTCTGATCGCCCGGCGCCCTGGACCGTCCTGTCCCGCAGCTACCTGCTTGAACGGTGGTGGATGAAGCTGCGTGTGGACGAGGTCCGATTGCCCGACGGCCAGGTCTTGCCGGAGTACCACGTTCTCGAATATCCCGACTGGACGCTATCCATGTGCCAGGACGTGACCGGCAAATTGATTCTGGTGGAGCAGTACCGTCACGGTACCGGCAAGTTATCGCTTGAATTCGCGTCCGGGATGTTGGACGAGGACGAATTGCCATTGGAGGGTGCCTGTCGAGAGTTGCTGGAAGAAACGGGGCACGTGTCCGAGTCCTGGATCCGACTCGGCCGATGGGCCCCCGACCCATCCCGGCATGACAATGTGGGACACGTATTCCTCGCCAGACATGCGCGCAGTGTAGCCCCACCTTCACCGGACAGCACGGAGGATTTGCGTGTGATCTCGTTGTCAGTCCGGGAAGTGGATGCTGCCATCCGGGACGGTCGGATTACCCATGGTCTGCATGTGGCCGCTTTCTATCGGGCTGCAACAGATGGGCTGTTGGAAGGGTAA
- a CDS encoding carboxypeptidase-like regulatory domain-containing protein has translation MLPLLLLGLALSMLPPDLRAQSPPRAELRGTVIDAESGLPLVGAHVFIAGSMAGTVTDRQGRYMLSGLPAGAHRLYVSMLGYQPDFRDILIRSVQVLTFDFELSEVVLDAGEIVVEAERDDKWLSRLERFTRAFIGETPNAQQTTIVNPEVLDFEEHRGTFRATAQAPIIIENLALGYRIQYFLSDFAITPTRVQYDGEPLFEQMQTDNPEQARLWDENRRVAFMGSFRHFALALLAGRVEAQGFKTWSRPTAGGQGIQGDTRFPLDPASLITPGDSPGEYHLHFEGAVEIAFMGEMEHPEYLSQGNPGARDGRRRPSFQTSWLTMEDGPTVMDYKGDILNPYGITFRGYLAWQRVADEVPREYRPGS, from the coding sequence ATGCTGCCGTTGCTTCTTCTCGGACTGGCGCTGTCCATGCTTCCTCCCGATCTGCGCGCGCAGTCCCCTCCGCGTGCGGAATTGCGAGGAACCGTGATCGACGCGGAATCGGGTCTTCCCCTGGTGGGCGCGCACGTCTTCATTGCCGGTTCCATGGCGGGGACCGTCACGGACCGACAGGGGCGCTATATGCTGAGTGGACTGCCTGCAGGCGCCCATCGCCTGTACGTGTCCATGCTGGGCTACCAGCCGGATTTCAGGGACATCCTCATCCGGTCGGTGCAGGTCCTTACGTTCGACTTCGAACTCTCGGAGGTGGTCCTGGATGCCGGAGAAATTGTCGTAGAGGCTGAGCGGGACGACAAGTGGTTGTCACGACTGGAACGATTCACGCGCGCCTTCATCGGTGAGACGCCCAATGCGCAGCAGACCACCATCGTGAATCCGGAGGTACTTGATTTCGAGGAGCATCGCGGCACGTTCCGCGCCACCGCACAAGCGCCCATCATCATTGAAAACCTGGCACTCGGGTATCGGATACAGTATTTCCTGTCGGATTTTGCCATTACGCCTACCCGTGTTCAGTACGATGGGGAGCCCCTGTTTGAACAGATGCAGACGGACAACCCGGAACAGGCCCGGTTGTGGGACGAGAACCGTCGCGTTGCCTTCATGGGCTCTTTCCGACATTTCGCACTGGCCCTGCTTGCCGGTCGTGTCGAGGCGCAAGGCTTCAAGACGTGGTCCCGTCCCACGGCGGGTGGCCAGGGAATACAGGGAGATACCCGGTTTCCGTTGGATCCTGCAAGCTTGATAACGCCCGGTGATTCGCCCGGAGAATACCATCTCCACTTCGAAGGCGCGGTCGAGATTGCCTTCATGGGCGAAATGGAGCATCCGGAATACCTGTCACAGGGAAATCCGGGAGCCCGGGACGGCAGACGACGCCCCTCCTTCCAGACGTCCTGGTTGACCATGGAAGACGGTCCGACCGTAATGGACTACAAGGGCGACATCCTGAACCCGTATGGAATCACGTTCCGTGGATACCTGGCATGGCAGCGCGTTGCCGATGAAGTCCCACGGGAGTACAGACCGGGATCCTGA
- a CDS encoding AMP-binding protein, whose amino-acid sequence MPLPSTTFPFDQSVAWSPNPDWISRSNLQAFMDRYGIPSLDALQERSVSQPEWFWDAVLKDLDIRFERPYSSVMDLSKGVEFPVWCVNGRMNIIHNLLDKWQEDPDTRLRPAIIQESEDGSVDTLTYAELNDAVCRCANALHSLGLVKGDAVGLYMPMTVELAVAFLAIIKIGGVILPLFSGYGPQAIATRLNDAGAKALFTADGFMRRGKQIPMKETADEALTMAPTVRHVIVQDATGRDGTPMTSGRDVWWSAFVSGHGAVAPTASTSAEDTLMIIYTSGTTGRPKGAVHTHCGFPVKSAQDMRQAMDVKPGDVVYWMTDMGWMMGPWLVFGTLALGATMVFYDGAPDVPDAGRVWQSVASHGVTHLGLSPVLVRALMPHGTEPIRSRDVSSLRAIASTGSPWDPDSWLWVFRNVLDSRKPILNYSGGTEISGGILCGNFFRPLKPCSFSGPVPGMAADVVDETGSSIRGAVGELVIRGPWIGMTRGFWNDNPRYIESYWKTFPGVWLHGDFAAVDDDGLWFILGRSDDTIKVAGKRLGPAEAEAILNAHPAVAESAAIGIPDDVKGEALGVYCVLNPGSDPTTDLRNALSAAIAAELGKPLRPAFVRFTTQLPKTRNAKVMRRLVRAAYLGADPGDVSSLEDPTALDAIRSAS is encoded by the coding sequence ATGCCACTGCCTTCCACGACCTTTCCCTTCGATCAATCCGTGGCCTGGAGCCCGAATCCGGACTGGATTTCCAGATCCAATCTCCAGGCATTCATGGATCGATACGGGATACCGAGTCTGGATGCCCTCCAGGAGCGCTCGGTTTCCCAACCCGAGTGGTTCTGGGACGCTGTCCTGAAGGATCTGGATATCCGCTTCGAGCGGCCCTATTCCTCCGTCATGGATCTGTCCAAGGGGGTGGAGTTCCCCGTCTGGTGTGTGAACGGCCGCATGAACATCATCCACAACCTGCTGGACAAATGGCAAGAGGACCCGGATACCCGTCTTCGGCCTGCCATCATCCAGGAATCGGAAGACGGGTCGGTGGACACGCTTACCTACGCAGAGTTGAACGATGCCGTCTGCCGGTGTGCGAATGCCCTGCACTCCTTGGGTTTGGTAAAAGGCGATGCCGTGGGGCTCTACATGCCCATGACGGTGGAACTGGCGGTGGCCTTCCTGGCCATCATCAAGATTGGAGGCGTCATCCTGCCGCTCTTCTCCGGATACGGCCCGCAAGCCATTGCCACGCGACTGAATGATGCGGGTGCGAAAGCCCTCTTCACGGCCGACGGATTCATGCGCCGGGGCAAGCAGATTCCGATGAAGGAGACGGCCGATGAGGCCCTGACGATGGCTCCCACCGTACGCCACGTCATTGTCCAGGACGCAACCGGCCGCGACGGAACGCCCATGACCAGCGGTCGGGATGTCTGGTGGTCGGCTTTTGTCAGCGGACACGGAGCCGTGGCTCCCACGGCGTCCACGTCGGCGGAGGATACGCTGATGATCATCTATACGTCCGGAACGACCGGCCGGCCGAAGGGTGCCGTCCATACGCATTGCGGTTTTCCGGTAAAGAGTGCCCAGGACATGCGCCAGGCCATGGATGTGAAGCCGGGGGACGTCGTCTACTGGATGACGGACATGGGATGGATGATGGGACCCTGGCTCGTTTTCGGAACGCTCGCGTTGGGTGCCACCATGGTTTTCTATGACGGGGCACCGGATGTCCCGGACGCCGGACGGGTCTGGCAGTCCGTGGCCTCCCATGGCGTTACACATCTGGGCTTGTCCCCCGTCCTGGTGCGAGCCCTCATGCCCCACGGAACGGAGCCCATCCGAAGCCGGGATGTGTCTTCCCTTCGTGCCATTGCTTCCACGGGCAGCCCGTGGGACCCCGACTCCTGGCTTTGGGTTTTCCGCAACGTACTCGACAGCCGGAAGCCCATCCTGAACTATTCGGGCGGAACCGAGATCAGCGGCGGAATCCTGTGCGGGAATTTTTTCCGGCCGCTCAAACCATGTTCGTTCTCTGGTCCGGTGCCCGGAATGGCCGCAGATGTCGTCGATGAAACCGGTTCCTCCATTCGCGGTGCCGTAGGTGAGTTGGTCATCCGTGGCCCATGGATCGGGATGACCCGGGGTTTCTGGAACGACAACCCCCGATACATCGAATCCTATTGGAAGACGTTTCCCGGTGTGTGGTTGCACGGTGATTTTGCCGCCGTGGACGACGATGGACTCTGGTTCATCCTGGGAAGAAGTGACGACACCATCAAAGTTGCCGGCAAGCGACTTGGACCAGCCGAAGCCGAGGCCATTTTGAATGCCCATCCGGCCGTCGCGGAGAGTGCAGCCATCGGTATTCCTGACGACGTGAAAGGCGAAGCGCTTGGCGTGTACTGCGTGCTGAATCCCGGCTCCGATCCGACCACGGATCTCCGGAACGCGCTTTCCGCGGCCATCGCCGCGGAATTGGGCAAACCCTTGCGCCCCGCGTTTGTCCGCTTCACCACCCAGTTACCCAAAACCCGCAATGCGAAAGTCATGCGTCGCCTGGTCCGCGCGGCCTACCTGGGTGCAGATCCCGGTGACGTGTCCAGCCTGGAGGATCCGACTGCCCTCGACGCCATCCGGAGTGCCTCATGA
- a CDS encoding SAM-dependent chlorinase/fluorinase: MYVTSGIITLTTDFGSSDGYVAAMKGVMLGLAPDVRLVDISNDIAPQDVMGGAFVLRNVWWHFPVGTVHLAVVDPGVGTTRRAIAMRYRGHTFVGPDNGLFSLVLSGDEPEHVVLLDKPRFWGTPTPSPTFHGRDIFGPVAARMSAGLSMTAAGTPVDSVMRMHWALPISDDEGTQGWVVHVDRFGNCVTNISAQELESRRRGRPVKCYAGNAIIPSFSATYADVSPGDATLLVNSNGLVEIAINNGNASEMLNIHKGAPVNVLFSDDKS, translated from the coding sequence GTGTACGTAACCTCCGGCATCATTACGCTGACGACCGATTTCGGCTCCAGCGACGGGTATGTTGCGGCCATGAAAGGTGTCATGCTCGGGCTGGCCCCGGATGTCCGGCTGGTTGACATATCCAATGACATCGCCCCGCAGGACGTCATGGGTGGAGCCTTCGTGCTCCGCAACGTGTGGTGGCATTTTCCGGTCGGGACCGTGCACCTCGCCGTGGTGGACCCGGGAGTGGGAACGACGCGCCGGGCCATTGCCATGCGTTACCGGGGACATACCTTCGTAGGACCCGACAATGGACTGTTTTCCCTGGTACTCAGTGGAGATGAACCGGAGCACGTCGTGCTCCTGGACAAACCTCGTTTCTGGGGAACGCCCACACCCAGTCCCACCTTCCATGGCCGTGACATCTTTGGGCCGGTTGCTGCACGTATGTCTGCCGGCCTGTCGATGACGGCAGCCGGCACGCCGGTGGATTCGGTCATGCGCATGCACTGGGCCCTCCCCATCTCGGACGATGAAGGGACACAGGGATGGGTCGTACACGTAGACCGGTTCGGGAACTGCGTGACCAATATTTCTGCACAGGAACTGGAATCACGCAGGAGGGGCCGACCGGTGAAATGCTATGCCGGCAATGCCATTATTCCCAGTTTCAGTGCCACCTATGCCGATGTCTCACCCGGCGATGCCACACTGCTGGTCAACAGCAACGGACTCGTCGAAATTGCCATAAACAACGGGAATGCATCCGAAATGCTGAATATCCACAAGGGTGCTCCTGTAAACGTTCTGTTTTCCGATGACAAATCCTGA
- a CDS encoding MDR family oxidoreductase, with amino-acid sequence MHFQALFVDDTTTPRARLRSLSPDDLPEGGDTLVRVHWSAINYKDALAVTGNGKIIRGAYPFVPGIDLAGEVIETSSDRFQSGDRVLCTGWGLGENVWGGYSQLQRVQSENLLPLPTDMDPRAAMIAGTAGLTAMLGTMEIEDAGVNPDAGDVLVTGASGGVGSFAIMSLAAAGYRVVASTGSMNHRDWLTDLGADAIIERSELETGAKRPLDSARWAGAIDSVGGTTLEHIISTTARHGCISACGLVAGADVHTTVFPFILRGIRLVGIDSNTCPNDVREVAWQRIAELARNRDFTSLAETIPLDAVPQMCERVVRGETRGRVLVEVGT; translated from the coding sequence ATGCATTTCCAAGCCCTGTTCGTGGACGACACGACGACTCCCCGGGCCCGACTTCGGTCCCTGTCCCCCGACGACCTCCCCGAAGGGGGCGACACCCTGGTCCGGGTCCACTGGTCGGCCATCAACTACAAGGATGCGTTGGCGGTGACCGGGAACGGGAAAATCATCCGTGGGGCGTATCCGTTCGTCCCGGGAATCGACTTGGCCGGTGAGGTCATCGAGACGTCCTCGGATCGCTTCCAGTCAGGTGATCGGGTCCTCTGCACAGGCTGGGGGTTGGGTGAGAACGTTTGGGGTGGATACAGTCAACTCCAGCGCGTCCAATCGGAGAACCTGCTTCCGCTTCCGACGGATATGGATCCACGGGCAGCCATGATTGCCGGTACGGCCGGACTGACCGCCATGCTCGGAACCATGGAGATAGAGGATGCGGGCGTAAACCCGGATGCCGGTGATGTCCTGGTCACGGGGGCGAGCGGCGGCGTGGGCTCATTTGCCATCATGAGCCTCGCTGCAGCAGGCTATCGTGTCGTGGCCTCGACAGGCTCCATGAACCATCGGGATTGGCTGACCGATCTGGGGGCAGACGCCATTATTGAACGTTCCGAATTGGAGACCGGTGCCAAGCGACCTCTCGACTCTGCCCGGTGGGCCGGTGCCATCGATTCCGTTGGAGGGACCACGCTGGAGCACATCATCAGTACGACCGCGCGTCATGGATGCATTTCGGCGTGCGGACTGGTGGCGGGTGCGGATGTCCACACCACCGTGTTTCCCTTCATCCTCCGGGGCATACGTCTGGTCGGAATCGACTCGAATACGTGTCCGAATGACGTTCGGGAAGTCGCATGGCAGCGGATAGCCGAACTCGCCCGCAATCGGGATTTCACCTCGCTTGCCGAAACCATTCCTCTCGACGCGGTTCCGCAGATGTGCGAACGCGTCGTTCGCGGCGAGACGCGCGGGCGTGTCCTGGTCGAAGTAGGAACGTAG